CCTCTGGGAAGGCAGGTGTGGACACAGGATCAGCCTCTCAGGGCCTCAGTGATGAGGGTGGAACTTGGACAGGGTGGGAGAGGTCAGCACGCAGAAACACTTCTTGGAGAGGGAGCATCTTTGTACACTGTCCAAAGAATTGAAAATGGAAACTTCCACACAACTGACCCGTGAAGGGGAAAAAGAGCAACAGTTCATGCCTGGGGCCAGCCTGGGGCTGGGTGTCCTGGCTAAGCCACTTaccccctctgtgcctcagtttccctcttgcAAGATGAGATGCTTATTCCACCTCCTGAGCTTCAGGGACCCAGCCCAGAACCAGGCCCCTCTCGGTCTTCACAGGCAGGGTGCCGGCTCCGATGAGTGGCTCTGACCACAGAAATTTCACGTGGCTGTACTCCCTGTCTGCCCACCTGGGGCCTAAGGCTTTCGGGATTCTAAATTTGGGTTCCTGAGCAGACAGTGGGCCCTCAAAGCCCACCCCCACACATCAGCCCAGCCTTGAGATGCTGGAGCACGTGACCTCTCTGAGCTGGGACTTGCCTGCAGAGCATCTGTGAGGCCCCGGGATGGCTATTTCAAGCCTTCCTGTGGCCGGTGAGGCTCTGATGTCTGCAAAAGCTATTTCGGACAGAGTGACACCTTCTACAGTTTGGCTGGGTCCCCACGGGTGTGATTGCTATGTGTGGTTACAGAGGCTTGTGAGTGAAGgacagtgtgtgtgcatgcgcatgtgtgtgtgtaggctggGTATTCTCTGGCTAGAGACCAAGTCCTGGCTGGGCGGGGTAGTTTGCAGGGAGAAGATACCTGGGGTGCATCCATGCCCCGGGCTCCTCTAGCCTTCTGTTGGGAGCAGCAGTTCTGAGAGAGCAGGCTGATGGAGGGGGAGGGCATCTCTCACTGCCCCATCAGAGCCAGGAGGGGAGGCTGGGCCTCCTCCCAGGGACACCCCGTCCTCTTGGCCTAGGGGAGCGTCCTGACAGCCCCACGCTCAGAgcctcatgtcccctgcagtacGAGGCTGTCATGGACCGTGTCCAGAAGAGCAAGCTGTCGCTGCACAAGAAGGCCATGGAGGTGAGCCTGGAAGGGGCGGTCGGGTTTGGGGTGTGGATCCCAGGAGCCCTGGGACAGGGCTGGCCTCAGGCTTCCATCCAGCAACAGGCACAGCGGCCTGTCGGGTTCCTGGAGCTGCAGATCTCTGTCCCTGGTGTGGAGGCCCCCTTTCCATCTACAGCCCctgatggggagaagggaggtcgGGCTCAGGAGACTCACCCTGGGGCCCCCAAGTCACGCGCCTCCACACCCCCCAGTCCAAGAAGACGTATGAGCAGAAGTGCCGGGATGCAGACGACGCTGAACAGGCCTTTGAGCGCATTAGCACCAACGGTCAGCAGAAGCAGGTGGAGAAGGTGCGTGGAGTCACTGAGGCGGGGTGATGTCAcggggctggggcagggcaggAAGGGGTGCCGCAGACACCCCCAGGCAAGGTTTCCTGGAATCTCAGGGGCTAGATGGACAGTTTGATCCCCTTTGCCATCTCCAGGCTGCACCCAATGACCCAGTCCTCAGAGCAGGCCCACTGCAGCCTAGGCCCAGAGCTCACAGGGCCGTGAGAGCAGACGCTAACCCTCACCCAACCTTTCAGAGAAGGGCCCAGTAGGCCCATGTCCCAGAGAGGAAACAGGCCCAGAGGTGgtgagtgacttgtccaaggtctcaGAGCCAGGCAGGAACAGAGAAAGGACCCCAAACCCAGGTTGTCCAGAACCCAAGCTCTTGACTACTCAGGCCTCTTGGCCAGGGTGGGAATGTCAAAGCTCCCAGGACCCAAGAACACATTTGGCCCATTGCACAGACAGGaatgctgaggctcagagagcacaGGGACCTGCAGGTGAGTTGGTGGCAGCAAGTCAGGGACAGAGCCCAAGCCCCAACCAGCAGGCCCAGCAGTGGCTGTCGAGCCCCAGGGCCCGGCCCTGGTCTACACTTTTTCCTCTGGGTCTCCAGGCCTAGTTTGCACATGTGTTGGCATGACCGGGTTTctgttttattcctattttattggAAACAGCCTGTAGTCCTTTGTGCGGTGAGGCTGGAGTTAATGATGGAGCTTGCCCACAACTGGTTCCGGAGTGTGTACTTCAGGGTTAGCGTCTGCTCGCCCTGCCCTGTGAGAGGTGGCCAGGGAGGGTATGGCAGACACCCTTCAGGGTGGCCCAGGGAGGCCAGGAGCCCAAGGTCTGGGCTGGGAGGTGCTCGGGGCCGGGCCTCAGGGCCGCTTTCCCTCTGTCTCCTCAGAGCCAGAACAAAGCCAAGCAGTGCAAGGACTCAGCCATGGAGGCAGGTACGCGGCTAGCCCACCTTCTCAGCCTAGGGGGTGGGGCAGCCTGGACATCTTTCCCCCCACAGCACACTTCCTTCACCCTTGGGACACAGTCCCAACACTCCTCACTCTTGCTTCCTTATGCAAGTAAAACGAAAAATTCGTTTTCTCACATTTGCCAACACTGTTCATGCATGTTTTAACTAATGCTCACAAACAATCCTATGAGGTGTTCACTGTTACTATCCCCCTTTCTTAACAGGTAAGGAAACTGTGGCACAGAGAGGTTatttaacttgcccaaggtcacacagccaataaGTGGTGGTAACTGTATTTGAATGCAAGCCATCTGGCTCCAGGGCTCAGGACTTTCATAGCCACTGATCGAGGGAGACAGGCCCACTCATTGCACatacacttctctctctctctcatacacactgAGACACATCACAGCCTTCTCTGGGCATCTGTCTCCTCTATCCTCCTCCTGATGCCAGAAGATCCCAACACCCCTCATCTCTGCTGACACAGCTCTGTCTTCTGCCATACCACCTGTCCCAACACCCAGGTGCTCTCTTGGCTGGGGGGCACAGAGCTCATGGTCCAAGCCCGCTGGCTTCCCAGCCCACCAGCTCCCAAAGCTCCCCttcaccctcctccagggccgccccctctgagcctcagcttctcaTCTAGAAGGTGGCATGGTGAGAGGCCCAGACTCTGACCTTAGGCTCTGCCCCAGCCCGAGGCAGCTGGAACACAGTGGGCGCTGAATGCCTCTCCAAGGGCGGTACTGGTGTGAGGGGCCCTGATGAGCGTTCACCTGTGGCTCCAGCAGCCAGGGCAGGTCTCtccagggaggaggagggcacAGGGGTGGGCTGGCCTCCCTGAGGACCCCCTGCGCTTCCAGAGCGGGTGTACAGGCAGAACATCGAgcagctggagagggtgcggagcgAGTGGGAGCAGGAGCACCGGGCCACCTGCGAGGTGAGTGACCCCTCGGCGCGGAGCTGATGCCCGTCCCCGCTCCGGCCGATTCATGGGGGAAGAGGGGCAGCGGTGGGGGAAAGCCATCCTTCCTTCACTCGTTCACTCATCCGCTCACTCCAAGGCCCTCCCCAGGGAGCTCCTGCCTGGTTTTGTGCTTGGAGTCCCTttctgcaggcaggcaggcaggcaggcatccTTTGCCCCTTTTGGCTGAAGCCACAACTGAGGCTTGAACAGAACCCATAGCTTCCCTGGGTTCTGCTGATGAACAGGGCCTGGGAGACAGGATTCAGGGTCCAGTGCTCCTCTTAAGACACACCCCAAGGATGTGGTAGAGTCTGGGGAAGGGCAGAGCATAGAGTCCCATAGGCAGTTGAACTTCCTAGAAGCCTCAAGCGCTGgcacagaggtgggggtggggaccccCAGCCTTTAGGCTTCCTTTAGGCTTGGCTTCAGCAGACAGGGTCTGGCTGGTCAACTCCAGCTGAGCTGTGGGTGGGGCCTGGCCTGGCCCAGCTCTCCAGTGATCCCCATCTCTCCCCAGGCCTTCCAGCTGCAGGAGTTTGACCGGCTGACCATCCTCCGCAACTCCCTCTGGGTGCACTGCAACCAGCTCTCCATGCAGTGTGTCAAGGACGATGAGGTGGGGGCTGAGGGCAGGgagagggtgggtggggggcgtGAGGGGAAGGCAGCCTCCGAGCGACTCTGCAGCCAGGCCCACCTGAGCCTGTGAGCAGGCCTTAGTCCTCTGTCACCTGAGCCCTGGCCTCAGGGTCTCCGAGCCCAGCACCGAGCCTCTGCCCCAGGCCCCAGAGACGGGGAGCTCAGTACTGTGCAGGCCACGGCCTCTTGGCCTGGAAGATGTGCTTTGCGGTTACCCTGGCGTCTGCCCTCTCTGCTTGCCCCTGCTCCAAGGCCTCAGCTCTTCTATCAGAGCCCCGGAGCTCTGTTCCCtctgctggggaggggaggggaggggaggggagggaggcagacaTAGCCCCTTAGAGGTTTGCAGAGAGGCTGGGAGACCCTGGGGTTGCCCTGCTCCAGGCCTGGTGCTTGCAGGAGCCGAGGTTCAGTCCCTCTTCTGTCCCCAGACATTTCCAGGGTGTCCTGGCCCCCCTGGCCCTGCCTTACTGAGCTCTATGTGCCGGGTGGGCCTCCATCAGCAGAGAGGGGCACCTCCCCGCCAGGGGCCTTGACCTCTGCTGATGCAGCCCtcgctgtctctctctttctcagccCCGACTCCCTGATCCCACCACTGTTACTTGTCCCATCCCTTCTACCCGTGGGTGTGGAGTTTTGAGGGCTTTCCCCCAAAATGACTTGAGCCCACCTGGTGGCCTCATTGTAGCAGAGGAGGGAGTATGGGTTCTGAATCCTCTCATACCGGATCCAAAGCCCAGCGCACTGACTTCAATTCCtgttttgtgaccttgggcaagtcactctccagagcttcctcatctataaatgagGAAGTCCTATCTCCCACagaggatggagaggaatgcaaaGGATGCAAAGGAATGTGCACACACGAGGTGTTCAGGAAACAGGAGAAGCTGGCAGCCAGGGCTCTAGCGCCTCAGGCAGGCCTGGGGCAGTTACACCGCAAGGCCCCTGGTCAGGGTTCAGACCCAAAGAGGGGGGCAGGCTTGACAATGTGGGCATGGAGGTGAAGCCTGGCCCCTCAGCCTccgctccctcccacccccagctctaCGAAGAGGTGCGGGTGACGCTGGAAGGCTGCAGCGTGGACGCCGACATTGACGGCTTCATCCAGGCCAAGAGCACGGGCACCGAGCCCCCAGGTGAGACCTGCCGGCGGGCAACACGGCCGCTGGGTCCAGGTCTACCTTCCCTGGAAGGCCTGGCCCAGGTTCTCTGAGGCTCAACTGCAGACAGAAGCAGGGCGGCTCACAGCTCCCTTCTGGGTGCCTGCCCGGGGGAAGGTCAGGGACAGAGCAGTCCCCTCCCTGGCCGAGTCCTTAGTGAGCTGCCTTCTTGAGAGAGAGGATGGGCGGGGCCTGGGAGCACTCTAACACTCAAGGGGAGGTGGGGGTAGGGAGAGGCACGAGCCTCCTCAGAGCCCCCACTCCACTCCACGGTTTGGCATCGCTAAATCTTGAGTCTAGAATGTTCGATCTTGGTGGTACCCACAGTGGGATCTCTCAGGGAAGTGATGGGGGGGCCCTCTCCTCAAGCACCAGGGCAGGCCAGGGCCAGGATGGGAAGGTGGGGCCCTAGTCTGGGCCTCCGgagggggagaggatggggtgTCAAAGGGCACAGGTCCCACCTGCCCCGCCCTCATCACCCTGGGCCTCTCGCACTTGTCACCTGCAGCGCCGGTGCCTTACCAGAACTACTATGATCGGGAGGTGGCCCCATTGACCAGCAGCCCTGGCGTCCAGCCATCCTGTGGTATGATAAAGAGGTGAGTGCCTGCTGGACACCCCCGGCTGGGACACACAGCGGGGCCAGGGGGAGGCGGGCTGCCAGGAAAGGGGCCAGCCCCTCCTCCTGCAACTGGCTCTTTCCCACGTATTTATCGGGCACCTATTGTGTGCCTGGTCCAGGGTCTAGGTACAGGGCACTCTTGGGGGACAAGACAGACTCGATCTAGCCTCAGGACACCCTCAGCCCAAGGGGAGCCAGGCGTTAAACAATCGTACCCTACTTATTCACTAGCAACTGTGCTGGGAGACTCCAGGCAGGCTCACCCCTTGAGCTCTGCTGCTGGCCTGGTCGGAGTCTCGGACTGTCAGGCCCCTCACCGGCTGCACAGGATCAGGGCAGAGGAGCAGGCCCTGCAGCCAGCACTCCTGGAGAATTCTCCAGCTTTTTCCAAGCCCCCTTCCCTGGCCTGGCTATGGTAGGTGCCAGGGTCCTGGTGACAGGCCCCAGCATGTCACTTGCACAGTTCACACACCTCCTCTAGGCCCAGGGCCTATGAGTGTTGGGGGCAGACTCAGACCCAAGGACCCTCCCAGCCCAGGCCTTGGGTGATGACGGTGATATCGGGAGCCCACCGGGAGCACTGTAACCCACTCAGGGGGCACCCAACCTCCAACTCCCTCAGTCACTTCCCCGAGTGCCCCATCTGTGGGCATCTAAAGGAGCACCGTGGGCTTCACATGGCACCTGTGCCCCATCCCCAGGCCTCCAtgacctcctctctccctccaagCCAGTGCAGAGGAAGCCCTGCCTTTGAAAGGTGGGCAtggctgggggtggaggtgacAGAGCTCCTGGCCCTCTGAGGATGACTTATTTCTGAGGCTTGTGGGCCCCATGGCATGCTCCTCCAGGAACCCTGAGACAGCGAGGACCCTAGGAGGCAGGCATTCCCACGCTCACcatcacaccaaacccatagggGACTCGGACCTCCCTGCACCCCCAGTGAGGGCCAGATGCCTGCACGGGTGGTCACTTAGACAAGGGCCCTGAAGAGCTCACCTGGGGCAGGGCTGAGAAAGGACAGAGAGGAGGGGCCTGACGAGGAcgagagaaaagagggaaagaggtCCCGCAgggggaggcctggctgctggaGAGGGCAGGCAGGGAGCCCTGCGTGGGGTGGCTGAAgccaggcagggctggggagggccCGGGGAAGTGAGTGGAGGGAAGAATGGAGCTGAGAGCGTAGACAACCCTGGGAAGGCAGGCGGGGCGCCCACATGGCAGGCGAGCTCggcccctccagccccagcctgCTGGGCTAACCCTCCCTGGCAGGGCGAGTCTGCATCAGACCTTCCCATGCCTGCCAAGTCTACGCTCACCTGTCCATGTGCTTCTGTCCTGGACCCTCAGCTCCACAAACGCTACCTGGGAAAGGTCTCTGGGTCCCACCTCGCAGCTTCCTACAGGCCCTGCCCCTGACTGAGCCCTCAAGACCCCTGGGTGTCTGGCCTGGTCCCTATTTCAGTCTTGTCTCCTATACACCCCAAACCGGTCCACTCTActccccagactcctctgcctgTATGACCTGCGCCTCTGCACTCCCCTCCCAGGCACTGGCCACGCCTGGCGCCCACCCGGTCTCTGCTTGGTGAAGCTGGTCTTTGCAGACAGCTTGAACCTACCAGGCCAGGAAGGTGGGGTGCGGGAGTAGCAACAGCTTCTCCTCATGGAAGCTCTCAGCACCTCTGCTCAGGGCGCCCACATGGCCTCCGTACGAGGTGCCCCAGGGTCTGCCTCTTGCTTCTtgcaccttttttttcttttattcaacacaCTTGCTTGACTCTAGCTCAGTCCAGGTCTGAACCAAGTACAGAGGAAGAGGTGAATCAGCCCAACACTTCCTCCTGGACGACCACTTTGTGTGGTTGGGGAGCGGCAGGGCTGGCCAGGCTAATGAAGGTCCCAGCAGGGCGTGAGTGGGCTGAGCTCTAGGGGGAAGCTCCTTCGCCTGTGGGGGAGATTGGAGAGGGGTCTGGCCGGCATGGGGCCCAGGCCCTGGAGCACAGAGGTGTCAGAGCCACCAGTTTGGCCCTGCGGGGAGCAGTACTGAGAAGACAGACGTCTGCAGAGTAAGGGACTGGGAGAGTGCTGCTGGGGAAGAGCCACGGGGGAAGGGGACCACCCTTTGGAGAGCCCTCATGCCATAGGGGCACCCCATAAGTCACATCTGTGCCTGGAAGCTAGGGCCGACCTTGCGGGCTCCCTGCCTCAtctactccccccaccccctgactCACCTGTCCTTCCTGCCCCCAGGTTTTCTGGGCTGCTGCACGGAAGTCCCAAGACCACACTGTCAGCGGCTTCTGCGGGTAATTTGGGGTGCCAACTGTCACCCTGGttggggggaggaagaggagaggatgcCTACTTGGCACAGATGGGTCCTCCGGCAGCTGGGAGGTTGGGGGATGGGGAGAAGCTGAGCAAGTCTGGGGATGCTGTGAGTCAGGGGGGCCTCTAGGGACTACTGATTTTTGCAAGGGGTGGGTGCCAGGCCTCACTTTGTACTCAGCCTCCACAGAGACCCTGACTCCTATCCCTGACCGGAATGAGAGTGTCTACGCTGCCATCGCCGTGCAGGAGGCGCCAGGGCCCCCCACCAAGCCAGGCCAGGACTATAGGGCGCTCTATGACTACACGGCCCAGGTGaggccccctgccctcccctccttctTGGGTGGACACCAGCATGCCCAAGGGTGTGCTCACATGTGAGGGTGCTGGGGTGGGTGCCCTTAGAATAGCACCTGGCATTCAGGAGGGGCCTGGTGCACACCTGCTGAATGAAAGCTGATGAACGGCACCAGGCCCTGGGTCACGTGGTGTCCAGGCAGATGTGGGCACTGCGTGAGCTACGCACATGTGCAGCCGGCTGGTGGAGCAGGAGCTACCCGAGGAAGTGGTCTGAGGGGCAGGCTCTGCATCCATGGGTTAAGGCCTTGTTCCCCATGACCGTGGGTGCCCAGAACAAGTCATGATCGGAACTAGGTCCTCAGCTGTGCATGGTTGATTTTCTGAAGCCCACAAGGGGAGGACGAGTAAGGAGCCATAGGGCCGCTGTGCCCAGATCCCCAGAGACTCTAATTTGTCCCTGCTTTGAGGTGAGGTGTACAGAGCTGGACCCCAGATCCACTGGGACTGAGGCATCTCCTCGGGGCTTGGCTGGCTACACTGCTCCCAAAGCCTGTCCCCTGGGGTAGGGGCACAGCCCAGGAGAATGATGGTGTGCTTGCAAGGGCTGGCAGTCCTGGGAAATATCAAACACCCCTGCCCCTGACTTGCCAGCTTGTTGTGTCTCAGGTAGGGAgcgggagaagggagcagcttgGAGgaaaagccagggaagaagccccAGGTTGTGACAAACCAAGGGGACAAGAGGCTGGTCTCCCAGGGCTGCCTTAGCCCTGAGTGGCCTTCTGTTGCAGCCCCAGGAGGCTGGCATGTCTCAGCTGACAGCCCAGCTGCGAGACACTTACTgcctggggtgggtggtggggggggtCGCCTGACCAGAGGCCCTCCCAGCAGGCCCCTTCAGCtggatgtgttttcattttcttgcccAGAACTCTGACGAGCTGAACATCTCTGCGGGGGATATCCTGGAGGTCATCCTGGAAGGGGAAGACGGCTGGTGGACGGTACAACGGAACGGGCAGCGTGGTTTTGTCCCTGGCTCCTACCTGGAGAAGATTTAAGGAAGAGACAGTAGCCCCTACCTGGACCTGTCCTGCCCGTGGGGCCAGCCGTGCCCCCACCACCGCCCTGGCCTTGCATGGGGGCCTCAGACAGAGCCTGCCCTCAGAGAAGGTGCCAGCTGCTCCCCAGCAGTCTTTCCCACAGGGAATAAAGGAGTGCTCTTTTTCCTCCTGGCATCTGTGTCCACGTGCTCCATCGGGAGGAGGCAAAGGAGGGGAGGAGTCCAGGAAAGCAGAGCTTCCCACCTGCAGTGTCCTCACTGAGGCCCCAGCGGGGTCTGTGCCGAGTctgctggggatgggggaggtaCGCTAGGGCAGGGTCCCTGCCAGGGAGACACGCTCACAGCCGCCAATGGGAGAAGGCCACAGGGGTcagggaggatgggggaggggtcagggaggGATCAGGGAGACGCCCACGAGAGCCAGGATGGGGGAGAGCAGGCTTCGGAGGGACAGAGGGACTAGAGCAGGGCAGCAGCAGACAGGTGTGTGAGCACGGGGAGGAGGGAACACCTGGAACATTCTGGGGATGAGCAAGCTTAGCTCCAGGCAAGAAACAGGTGACAAGGCAGTCTGCCAAGGCAAAGGGGTCATGGCACAGAGTCTGGTAAGGGGGGCCTGCAGGCCTCTGGGTCAGGGTGCAGGTGACGCTGTCTCCTGACCCAACCGCACGCCACTCCTTCTCAAACATGGCAGATCCCACCAGGCAGGGGCCCCAAGTCTACACAGGCCCATCCTGCGCACAGAGGTGGCTAGCTCCTGCGTGAAGCTCTCAGGCCATTCTCTTTTTGGCCCCAGAAACATAAGTTCTACCGCTGCCCCAGGCCTGCCAAAGCCCTGCTCCAGCCATGCCACACCTAAGGCCCTGGGAGCGACTGCAGAGGAAAGCCAGTGCGAACCGGCAGCCAGAAGCGTTGCCCAGGTCAGCCAGATAAGAGACCTGTCAGGAGTAATTCAATCAAGCAAGGCATCTTAATGACTTCTGTGTGAATGACACTGTATTTGAAAATAGGGGGAGGGGTGCTAAGATAAAGGGGTGGTGTCAAAGGGCTTGCTCACCCCGGAAGCTGCACAGAGATGCTATCAGCCCTCTGATACAAGGCAGACAGTAAGTAGGCTAACAGTGGGACCAGGAGGCCAGGCGCAGGCTGGCCAACACAAAGATGATGGTGGCTTGTCCAGGAAGTGGCAACTGAACTGGACAATTCTGGAACAATGAGGGAAATGTATCAACAGCACTTGGAAACTTATAGGATGTGAGGCAGGAATGGGAAGAGTGGAAAGAAAGGAGATGAGATTTCCCTCCTCAGGTGCAGTAGAAGGTGGAGACAGGGTAGGAGCAGTGACAACGTCTGAGCAAAGGCTCAGAAGAGGCAGGATAGCCAAGCAGACTGACCACTGGCATCAGGTCATATAGGAGCAgccaagaggaaagaaaagagaaagctctAGGTTTCAGTGCTTTACTTATTTCTTGAAAATACCTTGTCATCTTGATTGAGCATTCCATTCAACTGCAAAGATCTTTTCTAAAAACCACTGGCCTAGATATTTATCATCAGCTCTGACAGGTGCCACAGTGTCTACAGCGCTGGAGGGTGATGGGTAACGAGTGTCGAGTGTCGGATAACAGGGCCCGCCCTCCAGTCATTTTGGCAGTCACGGAATAGAACTGAGAGCAACTCTTGGGTCACAATTTATAGCGGGGAGAAAGAAACCCACAAATGAACTGAAGTCCGATTCATTGCCTCTGCAGCATTCTCCATTCTCTGTGCACCAGGTCACAACCTCAGCTGGACAGACAGCCTTCCTAGCAGAGGAGATGGTGACAGATAAAGAGGGAGTTGGTGTGTTGGTAATGGAGTGTATAAATAACTGCACCCCTCTTCTTGACAGAGGGCTACTCACGGGAAAAATGGACCAGAACAGATAAGAAAAGCATGGCCTCTGAAGTCAGAGCATCAGGGTCTGAAATCGAGGCTCATGCTTCCTTGTGTGGTCTTAGGCAAGGTACAATTTCTGTGGATCTCAGTACCATTATCGGCAGGATGGGTGCAAAAGCTCCTGTATAAATTGCTATCCTTGGAAATTTCAAAATTAGACATTAAAAGTGTGCATGAAAAGCATGAGGcgatcatttttaataaaaaggacCACAACCTCCAAACCTTGGCTGTAATCAATAGTAACTTTGGGCTTGGCATAGCACCCTCATTTTAACATGCCCTCGGGAGAGCTGAAGTTATGTCAGTAATTCCTTCCTGGAAGTGACACGGAGTAAAGAAGTAGGAGTTCAGGAGAAGCAGTGGGCTACTTGGCCGAATGGACACAAGCACCACTGGGGTCTAACACTTAATTCCAACCACCCTCCCACAGCTATTCCCAGGCTGGGCAACCTCAGCACAGGGGCATCTGTTAGGCTCTGTCTGGCTGAACCACGATCTCTGCCTATATCCCCTTCTGGCATGTGAAGCAGCAGCCCAAGCCCTGGACAAGgtcaccaccagcaagtgggcaCCCCATCCTCGGCTCCAAGCCCACAGGGATGTGGCTTTCAGACTGTGCTCAACAAAGCCCTACCAGGGGCCAAAGGGAGGGGAAGGCAAGCCCCACACAATTTCGAACTCTACTTGTAGAGTCTACCTATTGGACCAGTGGTGGTTCTCATCCTTGGCTGCTCAGTAGAATCACCtaacaagttgttttttttttaatgttgatgcTCTGGTCCCATCTCAGTCAAACTGAATCCAATTCTCTGCCAGTTCAGCTTGAGcataaatatttcaaacattctcctggtgattctaatatgcagccagggttgagaactTTTCTAATGGGTACTTCAGCTGCAAAAAGAAAGTTTGAAAACCAACTTCTTATGGCATCATAGTGACTGACTTTAGATACTGAGTGTCCACTCTGACTACTGTGGTGCTGAGGATACAAAGATAAACAGGTCTCTTTTCTATGCTATTATAACTTTCATATCCATTTTGCTTTCAGTGGATAAAGTCAAGAGACACGATCAGTATATGAGTCAACATAGTCAACATGACTAGCCATACACTCACCACTGTCCAAAAAGGTATTCAGGGGGTAAACTTATAATATTTCTGCAAGGGCCTGCACAATACCCTCAGGAAATCTCAGAGACACTGCGGTAAAGAGCCACAGAGGGCACacaaattattttcaagaaatGCAAGCATATAAGATCAAGTACTCAAAGAACAGGGACTCCTACCCACCAACAATAACTAATTAGAAAATGTATCAGGCACAATCCCGTTACCACAACAGCAATACACACAGAGTTTCACAGAAAAGTTTCCCAAGTAAATCTAACTGTTTATTAAGatccataagaaaaacaaaaaacccaaaacaaccaATCCAACTGGGCAGATGATACAAACTGGAAATCCAGGAGACACAAATGGCTGGAACACCTTTGAAAATATCCTGGGCCTAGCTAATAGATATATCTTTTCATCTACTGGATGGGAAGAAAAGAAGACAACCCAGAGTGTCAAAAACAGATCAACGTGGCAGAGTAGGAGGGTGGGGAACTCATTTCTCCCAACAAGCACATCAAAACTGCATCACATGTGGAACAATGCTCACTGAAAACCAGGAGACAGGCAAAAGCCTCCTGCACAACCACGGTTGTAAGAAAGTCACAGAGAATCAGGTAGGAAGAGAGGAGCAGTGATCAGGCCAGGACTCGTGACCTGGGAGGGGACTCACAAGAACCCAGAGAGACATCCTCCCTGTGGAGTAAGTGGTTCCAGCCACATACTGGGTGCCCCAGGAAGACACCAGGAAAATGAGATCCCCTGGCTTCTTGGAGGGCCAACAGTACAAACAGAAGGGCTGTGGGAAGCCTGGACTCCACTCACGGGGAGCAAGCACAGGCTTGCTTATCTCtgaagcagggcagagaaggCAGACTGACACTGCAAAGGTCTCTGACTAGTTTCCTACCACCGCCCTGGTATGCACCCTAGCCTGAGCTGAACAATAGCTCTGACCTCACTTGTTCCACAAAGCAGCTCCACACCCAGGCGAGGGCTGTCCGGGCCAAGAGGAAAGCTCGGCCAAGAGGCACAGAGGTAGCCCAGATCCAGGGCAGCGTCTAAGTAGGGAGGGGAGAGTCATGACGCGCTGA
The window above is part of the Dama dama isolate Ldn47 chromosome 13, ASM3311817v1, whole genome shotgun sequence genome. Proteins encoded here:
- the PSTPIP1 gene encoding proline-serine-threonine phosphatase-interacting protein 1 isoform X5, producing the protein MPFGSLRASFDSLKQQMENVGSSHIQLALALREELRSLEEFRERQKEQRKKYEAVMDRVQKSKLSLHKKAMESKKTYEQKCRDADDAEQAFERISTNGQQKQVEKSQNKAKQCKDSAMEAERVYRQNIEQLERVRSEWEQEHRATCEAFQLQEFDRLTILRNSLWVHCNQLSMQCVKDDELYEEVRVTLEGCSVDADIDGFIQAKSTGTEPPAPVPYQNYYDREVAPLTSSPGVQPSCGMIKRFSGLLHGSPKTTLSAASAASTETLTPIPDRNESVYAAIAVQEAPGPPTKPGQDYRALYDYTAQNSDELNISAGDILEVILEGEDGWWTVQRNGQRGFVPGSYLEKI